In a genomic window of Streptococcus oralis:
- a CDS encoding NAD(P)/FAD-dependent oxidoreductase, giving the protein MKHFDTIVIGGGPAGMMATISSSFYGQKTLLIEKNRKLGKKLAGTGGGRCNVTNNGTLDDLLAGIPGNGRFLYSVFSQFDNHDIINFFTENGVKLKVEDHGRVFPSSDKSRTIIEALEKKIIELGGQIATQTEIVSVKKIDDQFVLKSADQSFTCDKLIVTTGGKSYPSTGSTGFGHEIARHFKHSITELEAAESPLLTDFPHKALQGISLDDVTLRYGKHVITHDLLFTHFGLSGPAALRMSSFVKGGEVLSLDVLPQLSEKDLAAFLEENREKSLKNALKTLLPERLAEFLVQGYPDKVKQLTEKEREQLLQSIKTLKIPVTGKMSLAKSFVTKGGVSLKEINPKTLESKLVPGLHFAGEVMDINAHTGGFNITSALCTGWVAGSLHYD; this is encoded by the coding sequence ATGAAACATTTTGATACTATTGTCATCGGTGGGGGACCTGCTGGTATGATGGCTACCATTTCCAGTAGTTTTTATGGACAGAAAACCCTCCTCATCGAAAAAAATCGGAAACTTGGAAAAAAATTAGCTGGGACTGGTGGGGGACGTTGCAATGTGACTAACAACGGAACTCTAGATGACCTACTAGCTGGAATCCCTGGGAACGGACGCTTTCTTTACAGTGTCTTTTCCCAGTTTGATAACCACGATATCATCAACTTTTTCACGGAAAACGGTGTTAAACTAAAGGTTGAGGACCACGGCCGTGTCTTTCCTTCTAGCGACAAATCTCGGACCATTATCGAAGCCTTGGAGAAGAAAATCATTGAACTTGGCGGGCAAATTGCTACTCAAACAGAGATTGTTTCGGTTAAAAAGATAGACGACCAGTTCGTCCTCAAGTCCGCAGACCAAAGCTTCACTTGTGATAAACTCATTGTCACAACTGGTGGAAAATCCTATCCTTCGACTGGTTCGACTGGTTTTGGACATGAGATCGCCCGTCATTTTAAACACTCCATTACTGAGCTTGAGGCTGCTGAGAGTCCTTTGTTGACTGATTTTCCACACAAAGCGCTTCAAGGGATTTCACTAGACGATGTGACCTTAAGATATGGTAAGCATGTCATCACTCATGATCTACTCTTTACCCACTTTGGTTTGTCCGGCCCTGCTGCCCTACGTATGTCCAGCTTTGTCAAGGGCGGCGAAGTTCTCTCACTGGATGTCTTACCTCAACTTTCTGAGAAGGACTTGGCTGCATTTCTAGAAGAAAATCGGGAAAAATCCTTGAAAAATGCTTTAAAAACTTTACTTCCAGAACGCTTGGCAGAATTTTTGGTGCAAGGCTATCCTGACAAAGTCAAACAACTGACTGAAAAGGAACGCGAACAACTTCTCCAGTCCATCAAAACCCTCAAAATCCCTGTGACTGGCAAAATGTCTCTTGCCAAGTCCTTTGTCACCAAAGGCGGTGTCAGTCTTAAGGAAATCAATCCTAAAACCCTGGAAAGTAAGCTCGTTCCTGGTCTCCACTTTGCTGGCGAAGTCATGGATATAAATGCCCACACGGGTGGCTTTAACATCACTTCTGCCCTCTGCACCGGCTGGGTGGCAGGAAGTCTGCATTATGATTAA